One Streptomyces coeruleorubidus DNA segment encodes these proteins:
- a CDS encoding (2,3-dihydroxybenzoyl)adenylate synthase yields MPRPSSNGAVPWPAEYAERYTAKGYWEGHAIGDRLRAAADATPGAVALVDGDRRLTYRGLAERADAAARRLAALGLRPDDRLVVQLPNTAEFVILTYACLRLGVIPVMALPGHRKHEVGYLVEHSEAVAVAVPDFLKDHDHQAMAFEIAEESSTLQHVLVLGDKVGDGAVDLRELCAAPGTPADRAVVDAYRPDSRSIAVFLLSGGTTGLPKLIARTHDDYVYNARRSAEVCEFGADTVYFAALPLGHNFPLACPGLLGTLLHGGRVVLGSPNPKKAFALIEQEGVTASALVPAIAQRWLDHHRDHAEADLSSLRVLQVGGSRLADHVARRVRPELGCTLQQVFGMAEGLLNYTRLDDPEDVICTTQGRPMCPDDELLVVDELGDPVPDGTPGVLLTRGPYTPRGYYRAEEQNARAFTEDGWYRTGDIVRLLPDGNLVVEGRDKDMIIRGGENISAEEIENFAYQTPGVARAAAVAMPDAELGERVCLYVVPEPGRTVTLDDIHHVMERAGIARFKFPDRLVTVPELAATKVGKIDKKALRADITRRLDAEGTLDDQ; encoded by the coding sequence CGCCATCGGCGACCGGCTGCGCGCCGCCGCCGACGCGACTCCCGGCGCGGTCGCGCTCGTGGACGGCGACCGCCGCCTGACGTACCGGGGGCTCGCCGAGCGCGCGGACGCCGCCGCACGGCGCCTGGCCGCGCTCGGGCTCCGCCCCGACGACCGGCTCGTGGTGCAGCTGCCCAACACCGCCGAGTTCGTGATCCTCACGTACGCCTGTCTGCGCCTCGGGGTCATCCCGGTGATGGCGCTGCCGGGGCACCGCAAGCACGAGGTCGGCTACCTGGTCGAGCACAGCGAGGCGGTCGCCGTCGCCGTCCCCGACTTCCTCAAGGACCACGACCACCAGGCGATGGCGTTCGAGATCGCCGAGGAGTCGTCAACCCTCCAGCACGTCCTGGTGCTCGGCGACAAGGTCGGCGACGGCGCCGTGGACCTGCGGGAGTTGTGCGCCGCGCCCGGCACGCCGGCGGACCGGGCCGTCGTGGACGCGTACCGGCCCGACAGCCGCTCGATCGCCGTCTTCCTGCTCTCCGGCGGTACGACCGGTCTGCCCAAGCTCATCGCCCGCACGCACGACGACTACGTCTACAACGCCCGTCGCAGCGCCGAGGTCTGTGAATTCGGGGCGGACACGGTGTACTTCGCCGCGCTGCCCCTCGGCCACAACTTCCCGCTCGCCTGCCCGGGCCTGCTCGGCACGCTGCTGCACGGCGGCCGGGTGGTGCTGGGTTCCCCCAACCCCAAGAAGGCGTTCGCGCTGATCGAGCAGGAGGGCGTCACCGCTTCGGCCCTGGTCCCGGCCATCGCCCAGCGCTGGCTGGACCACCACCGCGACCACGCGGAGGCCGACCTGAGCTCGCTGCGCGTGCTCCAGGTCGGCGGCTCCCGGCTCGCCGACCACGTCGCCCGCCGCGTCCGCCCCGAACTCGGCTGCACGCTCCAGCAGGTGTTCGGGATGGCCGAGGGCCTGCTCAACTACACGCGGCTCGACGATCCCGAGGACGTCATCTGCACGACGCAGGGACGCCCCATGTGCCCGGACGACGAACTCCTCGTCGTCGACGAGCTGGGCGACCCCGTCCCCGACGGGACCCCCGGCGTGCTGCTCACCCGCGGCCCGTACACCCCGCGCGGCTACTACCGCGCCGAGGAGCAGAACGCCCGCGCCTTCACCGAGGACGGCTGGTACCGCACCGGTGACATCGTTCGGCTGCTGCCCGACGGCAACCTCGTCGTCGAGGGCCGCGACAAGGACATGATCATCCGGGGCGGGGAGAACATCTCCGCCGAGGAGATCGAGAACTTCGCCTACCAGACCCCCGGCGTCGCCCGCGCCGCCGCCGTGGCGATGCCCGACGCCGAACTCGGCGAACGAGTCTGCCTCTACGTCGTACCGGAACCGGGCCGCACGGTGACCCTCGACGACATCCACCACGTCATGGAGCGCGCCGGTATCGCGCGTTTCAAGTTCCCGGACCGGCTGGTGACGGTCCCCGAACTCGCCGCCACCAAGGTCGGAAAGATCGACAAGAAAGCGCTGCGCGCCGACATCACGCGCCGGCTCGACGCCGAAGGAACCCTCGATGACCAGTGA
- a CDS encoding cupin domain-containing protein, translated as MTSDTVIAPEETDPELRKLYDGFQAAGLIPLWTEIGNLMPLTPQPEAVPHVWQWDTLLPLARRSGDLVPVGRGGERRAIALANPGLPGRPYATPNLWAAIQYLGPREVAPAHRHSQGAFRFILEGEGVWTVVNGDAVEMRPGDLLLTPSMHWHGHHHVGDAPMVWLDGLDIPLVHRLDAGFFEFGEDGVSDRSTPTRSRNERLWGRPGLRPIAAEDSPDSPLMAYRRADTDDALTAQLELEDEGYAGVIEPGHAGIRFTNPGTGRDALASLRTEMHRLRAGATTATRRTVGSSVWQVFHGSGTVTLDDRVIEVSAGDLIAVPSWCALTIAAHTQLDLFTFNDAPLYEALNLARTETTGSTRA; from the coding sequence ATGACCAGTGACACCGTCATAGCCCCGGAGGAGACGGACCCCGAACTCCGCAAGCTGTACGACGGATTCCAGGCGGCCGGACTCATCCCCCTGTGGACCGAGATCGGCAACCTCATGCCGCTCACCCCGCAGCCCGAGGCCGTCCCGCACGTCTGGCAGTGGGACACCCTGCTGCCGCTCGCCCGCCGGTCCGGCGACCTGGTCCCGGTCGGGCGGGGCGGGGAACGCCGCGCGATCGCGCTCGCCAACCCCGGCCTGCCCGGACGGCCGTACGCGACTCCCAACCTCTGGGCGGCCATTCAGTACCTCGGCCCCCGCGAGGTCGCCCCCGCGCACCGTCACTCGCAGGGCGCCTTCCGGTTCATCCTGGAGGGCGAGGGCGTCTGGACGGTCGTCAACGGCGACGCGGTCGAGATGCGGCCCGGCGACCTGCTCCTCACCCCGTCGATGCACTGGCACGGCCACCACCACGTCGGTGACGCGCCGATGGTGTGGCTGGACGGCCTCGACATCCCGCTCGTGCACCGCCTCGACGCCGGGTTCTTCGAGTTCGGCGAGGACGGCGTGTCGGACCGGTCGACCCCGACCCGGTCGCGCAACGAGCGGCTGTGGGGCCGTCCCGGGCTGCGCCCGATCGCGGCCGAGGACAGCCCTGACTCCCCGCTCATGGCCTACCGTCGGGCCGACACCGACGACGCCCTCACCGCCCAGCTGGAGCTGGAGGACGAGGGGTACGCGGGGGTCATCGAGCCCGGCCACGCGGGCATCCGCTTCACCAACCCCGGCACCGGCCGTGACGCCCTGGCCAGCCTGCGCACCGAGATGCACCGCCTGCGCGCGGGCGCTACGACAGCCACCCGCCGAACCGTCGGCTCCTCCGTCTGGCAGGTCTTCCACGGAAGCGGGACCGTCACCCTCGACGACCGCGTGATCGAAGTGTCCGCCGGCGACCTGATCGCCGTCCCCTCCTGGTGCGCGCTGACCATCGCCGCGCACACCCAGCTCGACCTGTTCACCTTCAACGACGCGCCCCTCTACGAGGCGCTCAACCTCGCCCGCACCGAGACGACCGGGAGCACCCGCGCATGA